In one window of Macadamia integrifolia cultivar HAES 741 chromosome 2, SCU_Mint_v3, whole genome shotgun sequence DNA:
- the LOC122089640 gene encoding VAN3-binding protein isoform X2 yields MDFLSRAWCNSAIQVYQPGEQDQSMVHQDKMLKSPENNPTKASFPKIEKSLKIDDGDKKAVPPWKSNDLKSWIWLQQAMHPEVNYDRCFRKKWAPWKLIPFKNMISLKKWLKEIRQRKKEEERVERAEVHAAISVAGVAAALAAIAAENNNTTKEAAVATAAALVAAQCAQVAEAMGAKREQLSTVMGSAMSSTSATEILTLTAAAATSLKGAATLKGRPSHRDKINGVAPILPIEENNDFDFDFDKGRSLLAKGAVLGVESPDGKSMLRSVSIILNNEAKVILKIKKINMLPVFARTKESVVLDLHAELYKDSDGEETDTSYLIVLTTSRGTIKVDMMDDYGHYKIWAMTINHMLMLSTSFTRYELQFYKN; encoded by the exons ATGGACTTTCTTTCGCGAGCTTGGTGCAATTCTGCCATTCAAGTGTACCAACCAGGGGAACAAGATCAGTCTATGGTTCACCAAGATAAGATGCTTAAGTCACCGGAAAACAACCCCACGAAAGCTTCATTTCCG AAGATAGAGAAGAGCTTGAAGATAGATGATGGAGACAAAAAGGCTGTGCCCCCATGGAAATCAAATGATTTGAAG TCATGGATTTGGCTACAGCAAGCAATGCATCCGGAAGTAAACTACGACCGATGTTTTCGAAAAAAATGG GCTCCATGGAAGCTAATACCATTTAAGAACATGATTTCTCTGAAGAAATGGTTGAAGGAGATAAGGcagaggaaaaaggaagaagagagagtggAGAGAGCTGAAGTGCACGCAGCTATATCAGTTGCAGGTGTTGCGGCTGCACTTGCAGCCATTGCTGCAGAGAACAACAACACCACAAAGGAAGCTGCAGTGGCTACTGCAGCTGCTCTTGTTGCAGCACAATGTGCACAAGTAGCAGAAGCCATGGGTGCCAAAAGGGAGCAGCTCAGCACTGTCATGGGTTCCGCCATGAGCAGTACTAGTGCCACTGAAATTTTAACACTTACAGCTGCAGCTGCTACTT CATTGAAGGGAGCTGCTACCCTAAAAGGGAGGCCAAGTCACAGGGATAAGATCAACGGGGTTGCACCAATACTTCCCATTGAGGAGAACAATGAttttgactttgactttgaTAAGGGTAGATCTCTGCTCGCAAAGGGAGCTGTGCTTGGAGTGGAATCACCAGATG GGAAGAGCATGCTGAGATCGGTATCTATTATCCTCAACAATGAAGCAAAG GTTATTCTCAAAATCAAGAAGATCAACATGCTTCCAGTCTTTGCAAGAACAAAAGAAA GTGTGGTGTTGGACTTGCATGCAGAGCTATACAAAGATTCCGATGGTGAGGAGACAGATACATCTTATCTCATTGTGCTTACAACAAGTCGAGGAACGATCAAAGTAGATATGATGGACGATTACGGGCATTACAAGATATGGGCAATGACTATAAATCATATGCTCATGCTCTCTACTTCATTTACTAGATACGAACtacaattttataaaaattga
- the LOC122089640 gene encoding VAN3-binding protein isoform X1, with product MDSDFNLTSLQSLEEPMDFLSRAWCNSAIQVYQPGEQDQSMVHQDKMLKSPENNPTKASFPKIEKSLKIDDGDKKAVPPWKSNDLKSWIWLQQAMHPEVNYDRCFRKKWAPWKLIPFKNMISLKKWLKEIRQRKKEEERVERAEVHAAISVAGVAAALAAIAAENNNTTKEAAVATAAALVAAQCAQVAEAMGAKREQLSTVMGSAMSSTSATEILTLTAAAATSLKGAATLKGRPSHRDKINGVAPILPIEENNDFDFDFDKGRSLLAKGAVLGVESPDGKSMLRSVSIILNNEAKVILKIKKINMLPVFARTKESVVLDLHAELYKDSDGEETDTSYLIVLTTSRGTIKVDMMDDYGHYKIWAMTINHMLMLSTSFTRYELQFYKN from the exons ATGGATTCAGATTTCAATCTAACTAGTCTCCAATCCCTTGAGGAACCAATGGACTTTCTTTCGCGAGCTTGGTGCAATTCTGCCATTCAAGTGTACCAACCAGGGGAACAAGATCAGTCTATGGTTCACCAAGATAAGATGCTTAAGTCACCGGAAAACAACCCCACGAAAGCTTCATTTCCG AAGATAGAGAAGAGCTTGAAGATAGATGATGGAGACAAAAAGGCTGTGCCCCCATGGAAATCAAATGATTTGAAG TCATGGATTTGGCTACAGCAAGCAATGCATCCGGAAGTAAACTACGACCGATGTTTTCGAAAAAAATGG GCTCCATGGAAGCTAATACCATTTAAGAACATGATTTCTCTGAAGAAATGGTTGAAGGAGATAAGGcagaggaaaaaggaagaagagagagtggAGAGAGCTGAAGTGCACGCAGCTATATCAGTTGCAGGTGTTGCGGCTGCACTTGCAGCCATTGCTGCAGAGAACAACAACACCACAAAGGAAGCTGCAGTGGCTACTGCAGCTGCTCTTGTTGCAGCACAATGTGCACAAGTAGCAGAAGCCATGGGTGCCAAAAGGGAGCAGCTCAGCACTGTCATGGGTTCCGCCATGAGCAGTACTAGTGCCACTGAAATTTTAACACTTACAGCTGCAGCTGCTACTT CATTGAAGGGAGCTGCTACCCTAAAAGGGAGGCCAAGTCACAGGGATAAGATCAACGGGGTTGCACCAATACTTCCCATTGAGGAGAACAATGAttttgactttgactttgaTAAGGGTAGATCTCTGCTCGCAAAGGGAGCTGTGCTTGGAGTGGAATCACCAGATG GGAAGAGCATGCTGAGATCGGTATCTATTATCCTCAACAATGAAGCAAAG GTTATTCTCAAAATCAAGAAGATCAACATGCTTCCAGTCTTTGCAAGAACAAAAGAAA GTGTGGTGTTGGACTTGCATGCAGAGCTATACAAAGATTCCGATGGTGAGGAGACAGATACATCTTATCTCATTGTGCTTACAACAAGTCGAGGAACGATCAAAGTAGATATGATGGACGATTACGGGCATTACAAGATATGGGCAATGACTATAAATCATATGCTCATGCTCTCTACTTCATTTACTAGATACGAACtacaattttataaaaattga